A genome region from Anastrepha obliqua isolate idAnaObli1 chromosome 4, idAnaObli1_1.0, whole genome shotgun sequence includes the following:
- the LOC129245742 gene encoding golgin subfamily A member 6-like protein 25 isoform X1: MRSLNLLLLGASCALIVSLTFAHPPEGVWKKKLTWKEDWVQVWKTVKKEAWETKWKKIQVPIWKEVQVPIWKEVQVPDWKIVKKPHVEEREVPAWKEEKVPEWKKITKPVWKEIQVPVWREIQVPVWKEIQVPVWREVKVPVWKEIQVPIWRDIQVPVWREVQVPEWKQMFVPEWVKMGIPGEKYLGKDHEGWEYTSHDLWRKKLIWKPVWKKVWRTEKKQEWKTEKKQEWKTEKVQEWKIEKKQEWETKKVQEWKTEKQQAWKPDKKLEWKIEWVQIWKPVKKQIWVKEKRETWVEEKVQIWRTEKKQAWATEKKQAWKDEWKSIQVPVWKEVKVQEWKRVWKPVWEKVWVPASHGWD, from the exons ATGAGATCCCTAAATTTATTG CTTCTAGGCGCCAGCTGCGCGCTTATCGTAAGCCTCACATTTGCCCACCCGCCCGAGGGTGTGTGGAAGAAGAAACTCACTTGGAAGGAAGACTGGGTGCAGGTGTGGAAGACGGTGAAGAAGGAGGCCTGGGAAAcgaaatggaagaaaatacaGGTGCCCATTTGGAAAGAGGTACAAGTGCCCATTTGGAAGGAGGTGCAAGTGCCCGATTGGAAGATTGTCAAGAAGCCGCACGTTGAGGAGCGTGAAGTGCCCGCCTGGAAGGAAGAAAAAGTGCCCGAATGGAAGAAGATAACAAAACCGGTGTGGAAAGAGATACAAGTGCCGGTATGGCGTGAAATTCAAGTGCCCGTATGGAAAGAAATCCAGGTGCCAGTATGGCGTGAAGTGAAAGTACCCGTGTGGAAGGAGATACAAGTACCGATCTGGCGTGACATACAAGTGCCAGTGTGGCGTGAAGTGCAAGTACCCGAATGGAAGCAGATGTTCGTGCCGGAGTGGGTGAAAATGGGTATACCTGGTGAGAAGTATCTGGGCAAAGATCACGAAGGTTGGGAATACACCAGTCACGATTTATGGCGTAAGAAGCTCATCTGGAAGCCAGTATGGAAGAAAGTGTGGCGCACTGAAAAGAAACAAGAATGGAAAACCGAAAAGAAGCAGGAATGGAAGACCGAGAAGGTGCAAGAGTGGAAGATCGAAAAGAAGCAAGAATGGGAAACGAAGAAAGTGCAAGAATGGAAGACCGAGAAACAGCAAGCATGGAAACCGGATAAGAAGCTGGAATGGAAAATCGAATGGGTGCAAATTTGGAAACCAGTAAAGAAACAAATCTGGGTGAAGGAGAAGCGTGAAACCTGGGTAGAGGAAAAGGTGCAAATCTGGCGCACAGAAAAGAAGCAAGCGTGGGCAACCGAGAAGAAGCAGGCGTGGAAAGATGAATGGAAATCCATACAGGTGCCCGTATGGAAGGAGGTGAAAGTACAGGAATGGAAGCGTGTGTGGAAGCCAGTGTGGGAGAAAGTGTGGGTACCAGCCAGTCATGGATGGGATTGA
- the LOC129245742 gene encoding golgin subfamily A member 6-like protein 22 isoform X2, with translation MRSLNLLLLGASCALIVSLTFAHPPEGVWKKKLTWKEDWVQVWKTVKKEAWETKWKKIQVPIWKEVQVPIWKEVQVPDWKIVKKPHVEEREVPAWKEEKVPEWKKITKPVWKEIQVPVWREVKVPVWKEIQVPIWRDIQVPVWREVQVPEWKQMFVPEWVKMGIPGEKYLGKDHEGWEYTSHDLWRKKLIWKPVWKKVWRTEKKQEWKTEKKQEWKTEKKVQEWKTEKQQAWKPDKKLEWKIEWVQIWKPVKKQIWVKEKRETWVEEKVQIWRTEKKQAWATEKKQAWKDEWKSIQVPVWKEVKVQEWKRVWKPVWEKVWVPASHGWD, from the exons ATGAGATCCCTAAATTTATTG CTTCTAGGCGCCAGCTGCGCGCTTATCGTAAGCCTCACATTTGCCCACCCGCCCGAGGGTGTGTGGAAGAAGAAACTCACTTGGAAGGAAGACTGGGTGCAGGTGTGGAAGACGGTGAAGAAGGAGGCCTGGGAAAcgaaatggaagaaaatacaGGTGCCCATTTGGAAAGAGGTACAAGTGCCCATTTGGAAGGAGGTGCAAGTGCCCGATTGGAAGATTGTCAAGAAGCCGCACGTTGAGGAGCGTGAAGTGCCCGCCTGGAAGGAAGAAAAAGTGCCCGAATGGAAGAAGATAACAAAACCGGTGTGGAAAGAGATACAA GTGCCAGTATGGCGTGAAGTGAAAGTACCCGTGTGGAAGGAGATACAAGTACCGATCTGGCGTGACATACAAGTGCCAGTGTGGCGTGAAGTGCAAGTACCCGAATGGAAGCAGATGTTCGTGCCGGAGTGGGTGAAAATGGGTATACCTGGTGAGAAGTATCTGGGCAAAGATCACGAAGGTTGGGAATACACCAGTCACGATTTATGGCGTAAGAAGCTCATCTGGAAGCCAGTATGGAAGAAAGTGTGGCGCACTGAAAAGAAACAAGAATGGAAAACCGAAAAGAAGCAGGAATGGAAGACCGAGAAG AAAGTGCAAGAATGGAAGACCGAGAAACAGCAAGCATGGAAACCGGATAAGAAGCTGGAATGGAAAATCGAATGGGTGCAAATTTGGAAACCAGTAAAGAAACAAATCTGGGTGAAGGAGAAGCGTGAAACCTGGGTAGAGGAAAAGGTGCAAATCTGGCGCACAGAAAAGAAGCAAGCGTGGGCAACCGAGAAGAAGCAGGCGTGGAAAGATGAATGGAAATCCATACAGGTGCCCGTATGGAAGGAGGTGAAAGTACAGGAATGGAAGCGTGTGTGGAAGCCAGTGTGGGAGAAAGTGTGGGTACCAGCCAGTCATGGATGGGATTGA